The Flavobacterium johnsoniae UW101 genomic interval TTTTACCGGCAATATATCTTAGTGAATCATTAAATTTGAAAATACTTTTTACTTCATTGCCATTTTTTATTTTTTCAATTTTTGCAGTTTTATCATCTATTTGCAAAGGAGGAAAAGTATCAACAAAGTTAGGAAATCCATTCTTAAGCTTAAGATATAAATCATTACCAAATACATCTTCTAAAACTACATTTTCAGTTGGTTTCCTATTTGGGTGAGCTATAAAAGTATATATTTCTAACTTTCTATTTTCCATATCTTTTCTCAAGGTTGATAATTACAAAAGGCTTATTTAACATACATTTTAATTAAGAGAAATTAAGTATAATTTAATTACCAGTAAACGAACAAATATTGAAATTTATTTATTAATAATTTTACGGATAACCATAATCTTAAATCAATTATTTGCAATTCTACTGATTAATTGCCATTTTGTAGCAGGTATTTATACTGTTTTTAAGAAATTTAAATATAAAGTAAATGTTTGATCATTTTCTATTTGTGGTTTGCGAATAGACATAATGTTCTATGTTTGATTATGATATTGTTTTCAGATTAGTGCATAATGTTTGAATTTCTTGCACAATGTTGCTGAAATGGATTTGTTTAAAATAATGTTTAAAGTTATCATCATAATTATAATCAGTCAGATTATTTACTATCAGTTGATTTGCTAATCTATTTCTAATTATGTCTGCTTCATTATAAAAACAAAAGTCATAAATGTTTTTATTAAGAGAATACCTAATATCTAGTCTATATGTTTTATTGCTAAATTCATATCCAGTTATTGAGATACCTGGATGCCCAGTGCTACCTTTGTCCCAAAGGAACTCGATTTTTTCAAATGGCTCAATATTTATTAATTTCTTATATATAAATTTTAATAAAAAAATAGTTCTAAGTTCTAAATGATAACCGATTATTGTTTTTGCAGGTAGCAATCGTATATCATCATTATTGTTCCATCTAATCTCCATCAATTTAGATTGCTGCAACGGGTAGGCAGATTCAACAAAGTAATATTCCCATTGATCAATATTGTATTGGTGAGAATTTATAATATCTATTAAAATAGAATTGAAATCTAAACGTATATTTTCTCTCTTGATAATTTCTAAGATTAGAAGTTCTAATATTTTTAATTTATCATCTTGTATAAAAACTCTTCTCCAGTTTTCATTTCTACTACGCAAAGAATCTGTATCAGTTTTACAGAACGTCCAATTTGAATTAACTTTTATCAAATAATCTCCTAGAGATAACAAAGCCCTTTGTAACAAAAATTCTTCGGTATCTTTTTCAAATAATAAATATAATACTTTAGAATAACTTTCAAATTGCTCATAGTTATAGTTATCACCTCCGTCAGATTGACACAAATTAAAAATAAAATTAATTTGTCCGTAAAAATATGGGTGTTTTTCCAGCTTGTCAATACAAGAATGCCATTGTTCATTTTTAAGTAAACGACCTTTAGTCTTTTCCTCATTAAGTTGGTTTTGATTGAAAAACCTTAATTCAAAGTTGTCAGCATTTATTATATCACTAAGTAAAACTGAGTCTAAAAAATGTTCATTAAACAAATTGTCAATGGTATTCAAGGCTATATATAGGTTTTCGGGATTTTGGATGTAAGTATTATAAATTATATTTCTTAAAATTCGCAACCAATTTTTTAAATGAGTAATTTTACATGATTGAACTTTTTGAAAATATTTTATAATAGCATAATACATTGCGTGATCCCATAAGTTCAATGTAAAGGAACTCTTCTTTATGTAAGCATTTAGGATAGAATTCGAAGCAAAAGGTTTTGTTGTTACTTCAGTTATTGCAACTGTAAATTCCATATTCTCACTTAGCTTAAACAAAGCATTAAAAGCATCAGTAATAAATTCTAAAGCTTCGTAAGAAAATAATTCAAATAAAAAGTCATTGTGATCTTCTCGTTTTATTTTACTTAAAAATTTACTAATAGGAATATATTGCACTTTTTCTCTATCATAAGAATCAGTATTTCGTATATCTTGGACAAGACTTTTTAAAAAATCAGGTATTTCTCTTTCTTTGCCACTGCCTAAATGATAGTTTAATGCCATTGTCTTCAAAAAATTGAAATATAAATCATCAAGCCCTGTGTAGTCAACATCTAAATTTTTCCAAAAAAAATCTAACCAAATAGTATCAATCTTTACCCAAAAATCTCTTAAAAAAATCTTTTGTTCTCCAGAATCATATTTTTTCTCAGTAAAATTTTGCAACCAAGCTTTGAAATGCTCAAAATCGGTCAATTGTTTTCCTCTTTCATTCATTTTTATATATAACTCATCTGATTGATTCAGTTCATGCAAATCAAAAAAATCAAACGTAAATGAAAGTGTTTTTAATTCTATTTCTTTAAAGTTTAGTTCTGGTGATTTAGAAAATTCTTTGTGTATTTGCTCTAGCATTACAATCGCACCGTTAACTGTTGCGTCGTAATCCCATTTAGATAAATACCAGATATACTTACTTATTTGATCTTTTATATTTATTTTATTTTTACTATCAATATCACTTCGGATTTTAAGAATATTATCATTACTAGATAACTCATCAAAAAAAGCCAATGCTGATTTTCGATTGTTGTATTTAAAATTGGTTAACCAATTACCATGACCATTTCCTTTTCGCATATTGATGTACCAATATAGTAGAAATAAAGTGGTTAATCTTTGCTGTCCGTCTAACGGAATAAAACGTAAAGTATTTTTTAAAGTAATTACTTCGGTGCTAATTGTTGAGTCTACATTAATGTTAAATTGATTGGCATATTGTTTTACAGTACTTAAAAGTTTTTCGACAGCTTCTGAATGCAATTTCATTTTCTCAAGCTCATCTTTACCTTCAACCTTTCCATAAATAAAACCTAAATGTATAGGCTCTCCTTTTATTATACTGCTAACTAAATTGGAGACAAATTTTTCTCGAATGTAAGTAACATTTTCTTGCTCTCTACCTTGGGCGTAATCTCTTTGTATTATAGGAATTTCTATAATATACTGATTAATTAGTTCAAAAAAAGAATAATTCTTCATCATAGCGGTACACCTAAAAATTGTTTTATTTTATTTTTTATATCTTCCACATATGCTTCTCTATCCATAGTATTCCAGTAGTTCATGGTAATTTTATCTGAAGGAGTCATTGCTTTTTGGAATACCATTTTTGTAGCTAAAGGAATATAGGCTCCGTCGTCAATTAAGTTATTGATTCCAAGTACCATTTCGCGTTTTTTTCTAAAGACCTTGTTACCAACTCTAATATTTGTCAAATTATCCAAAAGGCATAGATTTGAAATACTGTCTTTGTCAAATATTTCAAGTAATTGACTCTCGATATTTTTCACGACAGTATTTGTTTTAGCTAAGTCTGATAGGTCAATTTCCGCCCATAATTTTAGATATTCTGCATTTAATTCTAAATCTTGTGTTATCTCTTGAAGTTCATTATACCAGTCATTTAAATCGTCAAGATTTTCGAAGCCTTTTGAATTCTTAGCATAGATATGTTCGATATTCCATAGCTTGACTTTCTTAAATAAATCGAATGGAAATTTATAATATTTGTCTGTTAGTTGTGCAACAGCTATATTATATATTAGTAAAATTTGAAATACGCTATATTTACCATACTTTATTTCGTCAGGATTGTATTTGCTTTTGAAACTTTTTTCGTCTTGAAAAAACTCCTCTACCAGAATTTGTCTTAAATAATTATTTAATTCTTCTTTGTTTGATTTCTCTTTATACTTTACAATAATATCATGAACAGATTTGTTGGTGAGATGAACTAATGCGCCTAATAAATGATAGGTTTCTCTATTGTTAAACCATTCTTCCAATTGGCTATAAAGAGAAGAAAGATTTCTCCATTCAGGCTTTTTGTCAGAATTAAAAGCTTTTTCATATTCACGATAGGTGTAAAAAAGATCTTCTGTTTTTTTGCCTTTACCTTTTTCAAGTTGTAATAAGAGAGTAATTTTATTTGCTATTTCCCTATTATCCTTTTCACTATTTATAAAACTCCAAAAAGAAGGTATTTTTAAATGATGTTCAATTGCATTCCATTCATCTGCAAATTGATTTTCTTCGTATGCTTTACGAGTAGCATCTGATATGCTATTTAATTCAAGTACATATAGTCCCTTGATTAATTCTGCCTGATCAAGGTTAATCTTTCCATCATTAAAATTTATAAATGTGTTGGTAGCATTATCTGTCGTGCTTTTTTCTGTATACCATATTACTTTGGTCCTATACAGGAGGTTTCTATGTACAACTTCTTTTCTTTCCTCAGCAATACAAAACCATCGCTTTATTATACAGTATGCCTTAAAAAAGTAGAAATTATCAACACTGTCAGTTATCCCATATGTATTAATAAAATTTTTTTTCCAGTAATCTGATATTTCACGATCAAGCTGCTCCTCGCTAATTTCAATAAAATCGAGGATGTTGTAATTATTTAATTGTCCTAGAAACCTATTTACACCATCTTTGTTACCTCTTGTCTCGTATTTTAAATTAAAGAAGTCGCTATTAAGCAAATATTTTAAAATAAGATAGATTGTCGTTGAGCGTTGTTGACCATCAATTAATTCATAAATAGTTTCCTCCTTTTTTTTTAAAACAAGCGGTTGTAGGCAATAGAAGCTTTCTTTACTAGAATTAAAAGTAATTATGTCATTTAATAATGAATGAATTTCTCTAATTCCCCAGCGGTAACCTCGTTGATATTTATCAATCGTAAAAGTTAGCCCTTCTAGCTGATAAATAAATTTTAGAGATTCTTTAGTATTACTAATTCTGTTATTTAGTGAATCATTTTTTATTTCCTCCACGTGTATATTAGTGTGATTTGGTTTTAATTTACAGCAAATTGTTTATTAGTTTCTTAACTACTTCTTGATACTAAAAATTAATTTTAAAAAGATAATTATGAATGAAAATTAAAAATTCTTAAAAAAAAGACCAATTTACAGGTCTTCAAAATAAACTGCTTATTATTATGGTTCCAACAAAGCAAAAGTTATTCGTTATGTAATTTGTTTATCTTATTAAATGCCTCTTTAGCTAACAATCCAGTCACCGTTTTATTAAAATCTTTTTCTTCCATATATCTTGCAAATATATCTTCATTTTGATCTATACGTTCTAAAAATAGTTGTTGTAAAACATTTTTAAACATCAAGGTAAATTTATCTTGTGGATTAGATTGTGCTGCTTGTACAATGTCATCATTTTCAATGGCTGATTCAATAATTTGATCAAAGAAATATTGATCGGATTGGGTAAAATCAGTCCCGTAACGTTCATTTACTACATCTACAATTCTAGATATAGGGGTATATTCTTCTCGTACCATTCCTGTAGCAACATCTGTTGGACCATCAAGTTGGTATTGTTTGGGTGTTTTTAAACTTATAGAGCCTTCACTAATTTTTTGTAAGCGATAATATTCTAAACGAACCGTGTCATCAAAATTATAGCCTGCTCCTGTATTTCGTTTGGGTAATTTGTTTGATAAATGCCTTAAGAAAATAAATAGTTTCTCTAAATCAGAATCCTGATAAGGTATAATTTGACTTAAAAAAGCATACAAATTTTTATAGGCTGTTATTTTACCTCTCCATAATTCGGCTTCTTCTTTTTGCTCTTGTAAAAAATGTCTGAAATTTTCAACAGGAATATCTAAGATATGATTCATATTCTCGTGATCCTTGTTGCTCTGTTTTTCCTTAGGTTTAAAATAGATTTCAGTAAAATGGTTTATATCATCATAAGTAAATATATCTTCTAATAATAATTCTTGTTGAATACGATATAAATTATTAGGGTCTGCTTCCTGACCTAGTACAGCACCTTCATAGTAGGTTTTAAAAGCTGCTTGAATCTCCTCGCGGTCATTTACAAAATCAAGAACAAAGGTATCTTCTTTGAGTGGATGGGTACGATTTAAACGTGATAAAGTTTGTACTGATTGAATACCCGACAAACGTTTATCTACATACATAGTATGCAAAAGCGGTTGATCAAATCCTGTTTGGTATTTATCGGCTACTAATAAAATACTATACTCTGGAGTAGCAAAATGTTCCGGTAACTCTTTTTCTTTGATTCCCTTATTCATTTCAACTTCTGTATAAAGAGTGTCGGGCAATTTATCGTCTTTCACTTCTCCCGAAAAAGCCACTAGTGATTTTATATTATAGCCTTTGGCTTTAATTACTTCGTCAAAACTTTGCTTATAGCGAACCGCTTCTAATCGAGAACCCGTAACGACCATTGCTTTTGCTTTACCTCCTATTTTATGCCGCGTCGATTGGTAAAAGTGTTCAACCATTACCTCTGTTTTTTGTGCAATATTGTGCGGATGCAAACGCATAAAGCGACCTAAGGCTCTAGCAGCCTTCTTGCGTTCTACTTTAGGGTCTTCTTCAGAAGCTTTAATCAATTTGTAAAAAGTAGCATAAGATGTATAATTTTCTAAAACGTCTAAGATAAAACCTTCTTCAATGGCTTGATGCATCGTGTATTTATGAAGCGGTTCGCCATTGGTAGCAAATAATTTTATGGTTTTATGTTTGGGCGTGGCTGTAAAAGCAAAGAAACTAATGTTTTTTTGATGTCCACGTTTTGCCATATTACGGTAAAGAGCCTCTAGACCGTAGGCTTCTTCCTCTTGTGCTTTTTCTTGCGCTTCTTGTGCTAAGGCTTCGCCTCCAAGTACTTCTTTTAAATCGGCAGCAGTTTCTCCTGATTGTGAGCTATGGGCTTCGTCAACTAAAATGGCGTAATTTTTTGTCTTTAGCAAACCTATTGTTTCTTCTCCACGTTCTTCGGCTAGTTTTCGTAATTGATCCGTTACAAACGGAAACTTTTGTAAGGTGGTTATAATAATTGGAACACCATTTTCCAAAGCCTCGGCTAATTGTTTAGAGTCTTTATCTATTTTTAAAACAACGCCTTTTTTGTGTTCAAACTGGTAAATAGTGTCTTGTAATTGTCTATCTAATACCAATCGATCTGTAATAACTACTACCGAATCAAACAAACGGGTATTGTCTGTTTTATGTAAAGAAGATAAACGATGCGCTGCCCAGGCTATGGTATTACTTTTGCCACTTCCTGCGGAATGCTCTATTAAATAATTAGTCCCAACATCATCCTTTAATGCCGTTTCAATCATACTGCGAACAGCTTGTAACTGATGATAACGAGGGAAAATCATTGTTTCTTTTTTTATTTTTCTCCCTTCATCAGTGATTCTTTCCTCTACTTGTAAATGAATAAACTTACCTAAAATATCCATTAGACTATCTTTTTGCAAGACTTCTTTCCAGAGGTAGGATGTTTTATAACTCAATCCTAGTATATCTACAGGATTGCCAGCACCACCTTCGTTTCCTTTATTAAAAGGAAGAAAATAAGTGGCTTCTTTGGCTAAACGAGTCGTCATTTCGACCACATCGGTATCTACCACAAAATGAACCAATGTTCTTTTTTTAAATTCAAACAATAGCTCACGCGGATCACGATCGTTGGAATATTGCTTTTTGGCGTGGGTAATGTTTTGATGTGATAGTTGATTTTTAAGTTCTAAGGTTACCAGAGGAATACCGTTTACACTTAAAACGACATCGATTGAATTTTGATTGCGATTACTATAATAGAGCTGACGCGTAATCCCGAATATATTTTTATGATAACGTTCTAAAACTTCTTCATTCATAGAATGCGAAGGTTTAAAATAAGCCAACTGCAATTGTTTACCATAACATTTAAAACCGTGACGTAAGGTGGACAAAATGCCGTGAAGCTCAATCCATTTTGTTAAATCATAAAAAATTTGATTCCCTGTGTTGTCCCCTAAAATAGATTGCAATTTCTCCCACGTTTTAGGCTGGGTCTTTTGTATAAAAGCAAGTGTAGTTTCAGGAAAAATAGCTTTGTCTTTGTCATAACTGCTACTAGCTATAGTTTTGTAACCTGTGGCAAGCAATACGGTTTCTATACACTTTTCAAAAGCTATTTCTTTAGTTTGGTTATTTCTCATACTTTTCCTGAATGATTTAAGTGATTGGCTAGTCTTGGTGTAATTGAATTTGTATTTACATCAAAACAGCTAGTTTCTGTGCCTATAAAAGTATTGATTAATTCTTGTCGAACAGCAGGAACGCCTTCAAATGCTTTCATCCAAATAGAAAAGAAACCTATTGACTGTGCTTCTCTAACTATTCTTCGAATATTAACTTCCCCATTATTATAATCATTCAGCGCTTCTTTCGCCTGTATCCAAGCTTGTACTCTTTGACCTGATCTTAGTAAGGCTGTAAAAAGTTTAGTTTCATCTATTAAATCTTCCTCATCAATGTTTAGATTTACCAAATCGATCGTATTTTGAGCCATAGTATCTATTGGTGCAACACTTGTAGCAATAACCTCTCCAGTTTCTAAATACTCAAAACCAATGAAGGTATTGTCTCTATCTGGTAGCAAATAGGTTGCCTCATTTATAATTTTAACTCTTTTTGCTGAATTACAATTGACACAAGCTAATAAAAAATTATCCCAATTTTCTCTAAGATGACTGTAACCCAATGTATCGTCTTTTGGAAAAATATGTTCAATTGCTAAATTGGTTGCTATTTGTCTTTCACAATAAGAACAATAGGTGCCAATTCTATCAACCAAAGGTCGTTTTGCATCTTCATATTCTGCAAAAACTTGGGGTGAAATTCCTTTATTAATTGGTCTCATCTGTAATAATACCTTTACTTTCTAATAATGCTATATAGGCTGGATTATCTGAAAATGGAGCTAACAATTGAGCTAATTCTACTTGAATTTCAGATTTTCTTTCATCGCCTGCTTTTTTAAATTCACTTGATAAAGTCAAATATTTTTCAGCTACCGCTTTCATTTCTTTAATTCTTGGGCTATATTCTGTATTTTGAATATCCATCACATATTTTGAAACTTCTTCTAAACTTTTACCATAAGGTTCTACTACTATTTCATTGTCAAGTGATATTAATTCCCCTTCACGCGCTGTTTGAATGATAAATGGAGAATGCGTAGTAAGTATGAATTGAATGTTTGGAAAAATGTTTCTTAAGTTTTCTAAAAGTTCTAACTGCCATTTTGGATGGAGATGCAACTCAATTTCATCAATTAATACAACACCATATCCAAGTAAAGGATTTTCTAACTCTGGATTGGCTAAGGCTAATCGTCGACCTAAATCAGAAATCAAAGCAATAAAAGCTCTTTCACCATCCGACAACTGTTTTACATCGATAACTTTTTCGCCTTTTAGGATTACCAAACGTAAAGGATTGGTTTCAACGTGTAAATCCCCAAAATCTTCCATAAATTGAGAAATAGCCGAATTGATTGCTTCAATGGTATTTTGATTAAAAGGAGCTTCAGTATTAGTAGCAGATACGTTATATCTATACATCAAATCTTTATAATCTACTAAGCGATTTTCTAATGCGCCATTATAAGCCATTGCCTGACCTGAAGGAACAATCTCAGGTAATCTTTTAGGAAATTTGTAACCTGCTCTATCTGTTGTATAAAAAACAGCTAAAGGAGCTTGATCGTCTCCGCGTTGTGTGTCTCCATAAGCATTAGTAATTATCTCTCTTACTCTTTTAGGTAATTTGGTTGAGATTTCCTTGGATCCATAATCAATAGTAAAATTTACAGGATGACCAGCACAATTTGTTTTTAAAGTTAGTTGCATAGCCTCTTTTCCTATCGCTATATCACTCTCTTTTATCTTAATTCTTCTTGATTTTGAAGGTGATATTTGAGGTACTAAACGAGATAAAGCCAAAACCAAAGCGTCTAAAATGGCTGTTTTCCCTTTTCCGTTAACACCTGCTATTAAAGTAATATTAGAATGGAATTCAAAATGACGGTCATCTTCTAAAGCCCTGAAATTTTTTATACTTAACTCTCGAATTCGCATATTAATCTAAGTTTATTTCGCCATTAATTGTAGCAGATATTATGGCAGTTCTTTTTTCTTT includes:
- a CDS encoding HNH endonuclease, whose translation is MRPINKGISPQVFAEYEDAKRPLVDRIGTYCSYCERQIATNLAIEHIFPKDDTLGYSHLRENWDNFLLACVNCNSAKRVKIINEATYLLPDRDNTFIGFEYLETGEVIATSVAPIDTMAQNTIDLVNLNIDEEDLIDETKLFTALLRSGQRVQAWIQAKEALNDYNNGEVNIRRIVREAQSIGFFSIWMKAFEGVPAVRQELINTFIGTETSCFDVNTNSITPRLANHLNHSGKV
- a CDS encoding AAA family ATPase; translated protein: MRIRELSIKNFRALEDDRHFEFHSNITLIAGVNGKGKTAILDALVLALSRLVPQISPSKSRRIKIKESDIAIGKEAMQLTLKTNCAGHPVNFTIDYGSKEISTKLPKRVREIITNAYGDTQRGDDQAPLAVFYTTDRAGYKFPKRLPEIVPSGQAMAYNGALENRLVDYKDLMYRYNVSATNTEAPFNQNTIEAINSAISQFMEDFGDLHVETNPLRLVILKGEKVIDVKQLSDGERAFIALISDLGRRLALANPELENPLLGYGVVLIDEIELHLHPKWQLELLENLRNIFPNIQFILTTHSPFIIQTAREGELISLDNEIVVEPYGKSLEEVSKYVMDIQNTEYSPRIKEMKAVAEKYLTLSSEFKKAGDERKSEIQVELAQLLAPFSDNPAYIALLESKGIITDETN
- a CDS encoding DUF262 domain-containing protein, with the translated sequence MMKNYSFFELINQYIIEIPIIQRDYAQGREQENVTYIREKFVSNLVSSIIKGEPIHLGFIYGKVEGKDELEKMKLHSEAVEKLLSTVKQYANQFNINVDSTISTEVITLKNTLRFIPLDGQQRLTTLFLLYWYINMRKGNGHGNWLTNFKYNNRKSALAFFDELSSNDNILKIRSDIDSKNKINIKDQISKYIWYLSKWDYDATVNGAIVMLEQIHKEFSKSPELNFKEIELKTLSFTFDFFDLHELNQSDELYIKMNERGKQLTDFEHFKAWLQNFTEKKYDSGEQKIFLRDFWVKIDTIWLDFFWKNLDVDYTGLDDLYFNFLKTMALNYHLGSGKEREIPDFLKSLVQDIRNTDSYDREKVQYIPISKFLSKIKREDHNDFLFELFSYEALEFITDAFNALFKLSENMEFTVAITEVTTKPFASNSILNAYIKKSSFTLNLWDHAMYYAIIKYFQKVQSCKITHLKNWLRILRNIIYNTYIQNPENLYIALNTIDNLFNEHFLDSVLLSDIINADNFELRFFNQNQLNEEKTKGRLLKNEQWHSCIDKLEKHPYFYGQINFIFNLCQSDGGDNYNYEQFESYSKVLYLLFEKDTEEFLLQRALLSLGDYLIKVNSNWTFCKTDTDSLRSRNENWRRVFIQDDKLKILELLILEIIKRENIRLDFNSILIDIINSHQYNIDQWEYYFVESAYPLQQSKLMEIRWNNNDDIRLLPAKTIIGYHLELRTIFLLKFIYKKLINIEPFEKIEFLWDKGSTGHPGISITGYEFSNKTYRLDIRYSLNKNIYDFCFYNEADIIRNRLANQLIVNNLTDYNYDDNFKHYFKQIHFSNIVQEIQTLCTNLKTIS
- a CDS encoding DUF262 domain-containing protein — protein: MEEIKNDSLNNRISNTKESLKFIYQLEGLTFTIDKYQRGYRWGIREIHSLLNDIITFNSSKESFYCLQPLVLKKKEETIYELIDGQQRSTTIYLILKYLLNSDFFNLKYETRGNKDGVNRFLGQLNNYNILDFIEISEEQLDREISDYWKKNFINTYGITDSVDNFYFFKAYCIIKRWFCIAEERKEVVHRNLLYRTKVIWYTEKSTTDNATNTFINFNDGKINLDQAELIKGLYVLELNSISDATRKAYEENQFADEWNAIEHHLKIPSFWSFINSEKDNREIANKITLLLQLEKGKGKKTEDLFYTYREYEKAFNSDKKPEWRNLSSLYSQLEEWFNNRETYHLLGALVHLTNKSVHDIIVKYKEKSNKEELNNYLRQILVEEFFQDEKSFKSKYNPDEIKYGKYSVFQILLIYNIAVAQLTDKYYKFPFDLFKKVKLWNIEHIYAKNSKGFENLDDLNDWYNELQEITQDLELNAEYLKLWAEIDLSDLAKTNTVVKNIESQLLEIFDKDSISNLCLLDNLTNIRVGNKVFRKKREMVLGINNLIDDGAYIPLATKMVFQKAMTPSDKITMNYWNTMDREAYVEDIKNKIKQFLGVPL
- a CDS encoding type I restriction endonuclease subunit R, whose product is MRNNQTKEIAFEKCIETVLLATGYKTIASSSYDKDKAIFPETTLAFIQKTQPKTWEKLQSILGDNTGNQIFYDLTKWIELHGILSTLRHGFKCYGKQLQLAYFKPSHSMNEEVLERYHKNIFGITRQLYYSNRNQNSIDVVLSVNGIPLVTLELKNQLSHQNITHAKKQYSNDRDPRELLFEFKKRTLVHFVVDTDVVEMTTRLAKEATYFLPFNKGNEGGAGNPVDILGLSYKTSYLWKEVLQKDSLMDILGKFIHLQVEERITDEGRKIKKETMIFPRYHQLQAVRSMIETALKDDVGTNYLIEHSAGSGKSNTIAWAAHRLSSLHKTDNTRLFDSVVVITDRLVLDRQLQDTIYQFEHKKGVVLKIDKDSKQLAEALENGVPIIITTLQKFPFVTDQLRKLAEERGEETIGLLKTKNYAILVDEAHSSQSGETAADLKEVLGGEALAQEAQEKAQEEEAYGLEALYRNMAKRGHQKNISFFAFTATPKHKTIKLFATNGEPLHKYTMHQAIEEGFILDVLENYTSYATFYKLIKASEEDPKVERKKAARALGRFMRLHPHNIAQKTEVMVEHFYQSTRHKIGGKAKAMVVTGSRLEAVRYKQSFDEVIKAKGYNIKSLVAFSGEVKDDKLPDTLYTEVEMNKGIKEKELPEHFATPEYSILLVADKYQTGFDQPLLHTMYVDKRLSGIQSVQTLSRLNRTHPLKEDTFVLDFVNDREEIQAAFKTYYEGAVLGQEADPNNLYRIQQELLLEDIFTYDDINHFTEIYFKPKEKQSNKDHENMNHILDIPVENFRHFLQEQKEEAELWRGKITAYKNLYAFLSQIIPYQDSDLEKLFIFLRHLSNKLPKRNTGAGYNFDDTVRLEYYRLQKISEGSISLKTPKQYQLDGPTDVATGMVREEYTPISRIVDVVNERYGTDFTQSDQYFFDQIIESAIENDDIVQAAQSNPQDKFTLMFKNVLQQLFLERIDQNEDIFARYMEEKDFNKTVTGLLAKEAFNKINKLHNE